From Streptomyces zhihengii, the proteins below share one genomic window:
- a CDS encoding 3-isopropylmalate dehydrogenase yields MSRSIDLAVVPGDGIGKEVVAQGLKVLAAVLPQDVKLETREYDLGAQRWHRTGETLPDAELESLKGHDAILLGAIGDPSVPSGVLERGLLLKLRFAFDHFVNLRPSKLFPNTATPLAGRPDIDFVVVREGTEGPYTGNGGSLRTGTEHEVATEVSLNTAYGVERVVRDAYARAAARPRKKLTLVHKNNVLVYAGHMWKNIFDRVGQEYPEVTTDYLHVDAATIFFVTQPERFDVIVTDNLFGDILTDLAAAVTGGIGLAASGNINPTGAFPSMFEPVHGSAPDIAGTGKADPTATILSVALLLRHLGYEAEAVRIEDAVAADLAERTAGTVRTTDEIGDALAVRVAS; encoded by the coding sequence ATGTCTCGCAGCATCGATCTCGCAGTGGTCCCCGGTGACGGCATCGGCAAGGAAGTCGTGGCCCAGGGCCTGAAAGTCCTCGCCGCCGTCCTCCCGCAGGATGTGAAGCTGGAGACCCGGGAGTACGACCTCGGCGCCCAGCGCTGGCACCGCACGGGGGAGACCCTGCCGGATGCCGAACTCGAATCCCTCAAGGGTCACGACGCGATCCTGCTCGGCGCCATCGGCGACCCCTCGGTCCCGTCCGGCGTCCTGGAGCGCGGGCTGCTGCTGAAGCTGCGCTTCGCCTTCGACCACTTCGTCAACCTGCGGCCGTCGAAGCTGTTCCCCAACACGGCGACCCCGCTCGCCGGCCGCCCGGACATCGACTTCGTCGTCGTCCGCGAGGGCACCGAGGGCCCCTACACGGGCAACGGCGGCTCCCTGCGCACCGGCACCGAGCACGAGGTCGCCACCGAGGTCAGCCTCAACACGGCGTACGGCGTGGAGCGCGTGGTGCGCGACGCCTACGCGCGGGCCGCGGCGCGTCCCCGCAAGAAGCTCACGCTCGTGCACAAGAACAACGTCCTGGTGTACGCGGGCCACATGTGGAAGAACATCTTCGACCGCGTCGGCCAGGAGTACCCCGAGGTCACCACCGACTACCTGCACGTGGACGCCGCGACGATCTTCTTCGTCACGCAGCCCGAGCGCTTCGACGTCATCGTCACCGACAACCTCTTCGGCGACATCCTGACCGATCTCGCCGCCGCCGTGACCGGCGGCATCGGCCTGGCCGCGTCCGGCAACATCAACCCGACCGGCGCCTTCCCGTCGATGTTCGAGCCCGTCCACGGCTCGGCGCCCGACATCGCCGGCACCGGAAAGGCCGACCCCACGGCCACCATCCTGTCCGTCGCCCTGCTCCTGCGGCACCTGGGCTACGAGGCCGAGGCCGTCCGCATCGAGGACGCGGTCGCCGCCGACCTGGCGGAACGCACCGCCGGCACCGTCCGCACGACGGACGAGATCGGCGACGCGCTCGCGGTACGCGTAGCGAGCTGA
- a CDS encoding DUF1206 domain-containing protein, with product MNAHVLGARGSAKARKAANSKAVGYGARWGLAARGVLYILIGVLALQIAVGDGGEQADRGGALATLAEQPFGSVMLWVVGIGLVGMALWRLSEAAFGAAGPDGHKASKRALSGARAVFYAFVAYSVLSFAAGESGSGSSDQQSKDVTSRALELPAGQWLVGLAGAGIVVAGVVVAARAAMRKYHKHLKRGEMSRGARRFTDVTGVGGGVARGAVFAVIGFFVARAAIQYDPDEAKGFDDALRTFAGTPAGPWLLGLIAAGLALFGIFSFAMARWRKV from the coding sequence ATGAACGCTCATGTACTGGGGGCCCGCGGGTCCGCGAAGGCCCGCAAGGCGGCGAACAGCAAGGCCGTCGGCTACGGCGCCCGGTGGGGCCTGGCGGCCCGCGGGGTGCTCTACATCCTGATCGGTGTGCTCGCGCTGCAGATCGCCGTCGGCGACGGCGGCGAGCAGGCCGACCGGGGCGGGGCGCTCGCGACGCTCGCGGAGCAGCCCTTCGGCTCGGTGATGCTCTGGGTCGTCGGCATCGGACTCGTCGGCATGGCGCTGTGGCGCCTGTCGGAGGCGGCCTTCGGCGCCGCGGGGCCGGACGGGCACAAGGCGTCCAAGCGGGCGCTCTCCGGAGCGCGGGCGGTCTTCTACGCGTTCGTCGCCTACTCGGTGCTCTCCTTCGCGGCGGGCGAGAGCGGCAGCGGCTCCAGCGACCAGCAGTCCAAGGACGTCACCTCGCGCGCCCTGGAGCTGCCCGCCGGTCAGTGGCTGGTGGGTCTGGCCGGCGCCGGGATCGTGGTGGCCGGTGTGGTGGTCGCGGCGCGTGCCGCGATGCGCAAGTACCACAAGCACCTGAAGCGCGGTGAGATGTCGCGCGGCGCCCGCCGCTTCACCGACGTCACCGGCGTGGGCGGCGGCGTCGCCCGCGGTGCGGTCTTCGCGGTGATCGGCTTCTTCGTGGCACGTGCCGCGATCCAGTACGACCCGGACGAGGCCAAGGGCTTCGACGACGCCCTGCGGACCTTCGCCGGTACGCCCGCCGGGCCCTGGCTGCTCGGTCTGATCGCGGCCGGTCTCGCGCTCTTCGGGATCTTCTCGTTCGCGATGGCGCGGTGGCGCAAGGTGTGA
- a CDS encoding urease subunit alpha, translated as MSRPTRHHDHSRPAARRTDPYEYASVHGPRAGDRVVLGDTGLVVRVESDSQRPGDEFLAGFGKTARDGLHLKAAAVRETCDVVISNVLVIDAVLGIRKVSIGIREGRIHAIGRAGNPDTLDGVDVVVGTGTSIVSGEGLIATAGAVDTHVHLLSPRIMEASLASGVTTVIGQEFGPVWGVGVNSPWALRHAFGAFDAWPVNIGFLARGSSSDPAPLVEALAEGGASGFKVHEDMGAHTRALDTALRVAEEHDVQVALHSDGLNECLSVEDTLSVLDGRTIHAFHIEGCGGGHVPDVLRMAGVPNVIGSSTNPTLPFGRDAVAEHYGMIVSVHQLKTDLPGDAAMARDRIREGTMGAEDVLHDLGAIGITSSDAQGMGRAGETVRRTFAMAGKMKAELGPLPGDGEHDDNARVLRYLAKLTVNPAVAHGLSHEIGSIETGKMADIVLWRPEFFGAKPQLVLKSGFPAYGVTGDPNAATDTCEPLVLGPQFGAYGATPADISVAFVARAAVDLGSDSMPTRRRRVAVRGTRGIGPRDLLLNSRTGEVAVDGRTGLVTLDGAPLRSAPAESVSLNRLYFL; from the coding sequence ATGAGCAGGCCCACCCGCCACCACGACCACAGCCGCCCGGCCGCCCGCCGGACGGACCCCTACGAGTACGCCTCCGTGCACGGCCCCAGGGCCGGCGACCGGGTCGTGCTCGGCGACACCGGTCTCGTGGTGCGCGTCGAGTCCGACAGCCAGCGGCCCGGCGACGAGTTCCTCGCCGGCTTCGGCAAGACCGCGCGCGACGGCCTCCACCTCAAGGCCGCCGCCGTCCGCGAGACCTGCGACGTCGTCATCAGCAACGTCCTGGTGATCGACGCGGTGCTGGGCATCCGCAAGGTCTCGATCGGCATCCGGGAGGGCCGCATCCACGCCATCGGGCGGGCGGGCAACCCGGACACCCTCGACGGCGTGGACGTCGTCGTCGGCACCGGCACCTCGATCGTCTCCGGCGAGGGCCTGATCGCCACGGCCGGCGCCGTCGACACCCATGTGCACCTGCTGTCGCCGCGGATCATGGAGGCGTCCCTGGCGTCCGGCGTCACCACCGTCATCGGCCAGGAGTTCGGCCCCGTCTGGGGCGTCGGCGTCAACTCGCCCTGGGCGCTGCGGCACGCCTTCGGCGCCTTCGACGCCTGGCCCGTCAACATCGGCTTCCTCGCGCGGGGTTCGTCGTCCGATCCCGCCCCGCTCGTCGAGGCGCTGGCCGAGGGCGGCGCCTCCGGCTTCAAGGTGCACGAGGACATGGGCGCGCACACCCGGGCCCTGGACACCGCCCTGCGCGTCGCCGAGGAGCACGACGTCCAGGTCGCCCTGCACAGCGACGGACTCAACGAGTGCCTCTCGGTGGAGGACACCCTGAGCGTGCTCGACGGACGCACCATCCACGCCTTCCACATCGAGGGCTGCGGCGGCGGGCACGTCCCCGACGTGCTGCGGATGGCCGGGGTGCCCAACGTCATCGGCTCCTCCACCAATCCCACCCTGCCCTTCGGCCGGGACGCCGTCGCCGAGCACTACGGCATGATCGTCTCCGTCCACCAGCTCAAGACCGACCTGCCCGGCGACGCGGCCATGGCCCGCGACCGCATCCGGGAGGGGACCATGGGCGCCGAGGACGTGCTGCACGACCTCGGGGCCATCGGCATCACCTCCTCCGACGCCCAGGGCATGGGGCGCGCCGGGGAGACCGTGCGCCGCACGTTCGCCATGGCGGGCAAGATGAAGGCCGAACTCGGCCCGCTGCCCGGCGACGGCGAGCACGACGACAACGCCCGCGTCCTGCGCTACCTCGCGAAGCTGACCGTCAACCCGGCCGTCGCCCACGGGCTCTCCCACGAGATCGGCTCCATCGAGACCGGCAAGATGGCCGACATCGTGCTGTGGCGCCCGGAGTTCTTCGGCGCCAAGCCGCAGCTCGTGCTCAAGTCCGGCTTCCCCGCGTACGGAGTGACGGGCGACCCCAACGCGGCCACCGACACCTGCGAACCCCTCGTGCTCGGACCGCAGTTCGGCGCGTACGGCGCGACACCCGCCGACATCTCCGTCGCCTTTGTCGCCCGGGCGGCCGTCGACCTCGGCTCCGACTCGATGCCCACCCGCCGGCGCCGCGTCGCGGTGCGCGGCACCCGCGGCATCGGCCCGCGCGACCTGCTGCTCAACTCCCGCACCGGCGAGGTCGCGGTGGACGGCCGTACGGGACTGGTCACCCTCGACGGGGCCCCGCTGCGCTCCGCACCCGCCGAGTCCGTCTCCCTCAACCGCCTCTACTTCCTCTAG
- a CDS encoding TetR/AcrR family transcriptional regulator gives MGHREDLLDGAKRCLLEKGFVRTTARDIVKASGTNLASIGYHYGSKDKLLGQAYLALVEEVSDQFDGAGRARNGAAPGSLERFEEVWSNIIGTMRGPDSLWHLSMEIVAMGDLVPEVRDYLAREQREAARGLIPMFQGGEEPAADHPDVDTLGKFYTTLMMGLIAQWQFDPATATRAGELTEGLRLVMKAAAEGARPS, from the coding sequence ATGGGACATCGCGAGGATCTGCTCGACGGCGCGAAGCGCTGCCTCCTGGAGAAGGGGTTCGTGCGCACCACCGCGCGCGACATCGTCAAGGCGTCGGGGACCAACCTCGCGTCGATCGGCTACCACTACGGCTCGAAGGACAAGCTGCTCGGGCAGGCGTACCTCGCCCTGGTCGAAGAGGTCTCCGACCAGTTCGACGGCGCCGGGCGCGCGCGGAACGGCGCGGCCCCCGGATCCCTGGAGCGCTTCGAGGAGGTCTGGTCCAACATCATCGGCACCATGCGCGGGCCGGACAGCCTCTGGCACCTGAGCATGGAGATCGTGGCCATGGGCGACCTGGTGCCGGAGGTGCGCGACTACCTGGCCAGGGAACAGCGCGAAGCTGCGCGCGGCCTCATCCCGATGTTCCAGGGCGGTGAGGAGCCGGCGGCCGACCACCCCGACGTCGACACGCTCGGCAAGTTCTACACGACGCTGATGATGGGCCTCATCGCCCAGTGGCAGTTCGACCCCGCGACGGCCACCCGGGCGGGTGAGCTCACCGAGGGGCTGCGCCTCGTCATGAAGGCGGCCGCCGAAGGCGCGCGGCCGTCCTGA
- a CDS encoding branched-chain amino acid aminotransferase: MTTPTIELKPSSHPLSDAEREAILTDPGFGRHFTDHMVTIKWTEGRGWHDAELVPYAPLSIDPANMTLHYAQEIFEGLKAYRRPDGSVVTFRPDANARRFQASARRLAMPELPVELFIGACDALVQQDKAWVPEHGGESSLYLRPFMIAAEVGLGVRPANEYLFIVIASPAGAYFPGGVEPVSIWLSEDRVRAVPGGMGDAKTGGNYAASLLAQAEAATHGCAQVAYLDAVEHRWVEELGGMNLYFVYEDHIVTPALTGSLLAGITRDSLLRLAEDLGHPSREGRISIEQWRADTESGALKEVFACGTAAVITPVGTVKTRDGEWEQSGGRPGEVTMKLRKALLDIQTGRAEDVHGWTHELG; this comes from the coding sequence ATGACGACGCCCACGATCGAGCTCAAGCCCTCCTCGCACCCGCTGTCCGACGCCGAGCGCGAGGCGATCCTGACCGACCCCGGCTTCGGCCGCCACTTCACCGATCACATGGTGACGATCAAGTGGACCGAGGGCCGAGGCTGGCACGACGCCGAGCTCGTCCCGTACGCGCCGCTGTCGATCGACCCGGCGAACATGACCCTGCACTACGCGCAGGAGATCTTCGAGGGGCTCAAGGCGTACCGCCGTCCCGACGGCTCGGTCGTCACCTTCCGCCCCGACGCCAACGCGCGCCGCTTCCAGGCGTCCGCCCGCCGGCTGGCCATGCCCGAGCTGCCCGTCGAGCTGTTCATCGGCGCCTGCGACGCGCTCGTCCAGCAGGACAAGGCGTGGGTCCCGGAGCACGGCGGGGAGTCCTCGCTCTACCTGCGCCCCTTCATGATCGCCGCGGAGGTCGGCCTGGGCGTGCGGCCGGCCAACGAGTACCTCTTCATCGTCATCGCCTCGCCGGCCGGCGCCTACTTCCCCGGCGGCGTCGAGCCCGTCTCCATCTGGCTCTCCGAGGACCGGGTGCGCGCGGTCCCCGGCGGCATGGGCGACGCCAAGACCGGCGGCAACTACGCCGCCTCCCTGCTCGCCCAGGCCGAGGCCGCCACCCACGGCTGCGCCCAGGTCGCCTACCTCGACGCCGTCGAGCACCGGTGGGTCGAGGAGCTCGGCGGGATGAACCTGTACTTCGTCTACGAGGACCACATCGTCACCCCGGCGCTCACCGGCTCCCTCCTCGCGGGCATCACCCGCGACTCGCTCCTGCGGCTCGCCGAGGACCTCGGCCACCCGTCGCGGGAGGGCCGGATCTCCATCGAGCAGTGGAGGGCCGACACGGAGAGCGGCGCCCTCAAGGAGGTCTTCGCCTGCGGCACCGCCGCCGTGATCACCCCGGTCGGCACGGTCAAGACCAGGGACGGCGAGTGGGAGCAGTCCGGCGGCCGGCCGGGCGAGGTCACCATGAAGCTGCGCAAGGCGCTGCTCGACATCCAGACCGGCCGTGCCGAGGACGTCCACGGCTGGACGCACGAACTCGGCTGA
- the ureA gene encoding urease subunit gamma — MRLTPTERDRLLLFGAAELARARRARGLRLNVPEATALVADTVCEAARDGRRLTEAIEAARAVLGPDDVLPGVADIVTEVHVEAVFDDGSRLAVVTDPIGGGGLGAAAPGALLPGPGQDEPGPARTLTVRNTASVPVSVTSHFHFFEANPRLSFDRSAAYGMRLAVPAGSSVRFDAGATEEVGLLPIGGDRVAIGFAGLVDGPLDAPGAKEEALRRAAACGYLGTADADADDGDAHGTEGTEGTEGTAP, encoded by the coding sequence ATGAGACTGACCCCGACCGAGCGGGACCGGCTGCTGCTGTTCGGCGCCGCCGAGCTCGCCCGGGCCCGGCGCGCCCGCGGACTGCGGCTCAACGTCCCCGAGGCCACCGCGCTCGTCGCGGACACCGTCTGCGAGGCGGCGCGCGACGGGCGGCGGCTCACGGAGGCGATCGAGGCGGCCCGGGCCGTGCTCGGCCCCGACGACGTGCTGCCGGGTGTCGCCGACATCGTCACCGAGGTGCACGTCGAGGCCGTGTTCGACGACGGCTCCCGGCTGGCGGTCGTCACCGACCCGATCGGCGGCGGCGGTCTCGGCGCGGCGGCCCCCGGCGCCCTGCTGCCCGGCCCCGGCCAGGACGAGCCCGGCCCCGCCCGCACCCTGACCGTGCGCAACACCGCGTCCGTACCCGTCAGCGTCACCTCGCACTTCCACTTCTTCGAGGCCAATCCGCGGCTCTCCTTCGACCGGTCGGCCGCCTACGGCATGCGGCTCGCCGTGCCCGCCGGGTCGTCCGTGCGCTTCGACGCGGGCGCCACCGAGGAGGTCGGGCTGCTGCCCATCGGCGGCGACCGCGTCGCCATCGGCTTCGCCGGGCTCGTCGACGGCCCGCTGGATGCCCCGGGAGCGAAGGAGGAGGCCCTGCGCCGGGCCGCCGCCTGCGGCTACCTGGGCACGGCCGACGCCGACGCCGACGACGGCGACGCGCACGGCACGGAAGGCACGGAAGGCACGGAAGGAACGGCACCATGA
- the pruA gene encoding L-glutamate gamma-semialdehyde dehydrogenase: MDAVTQVPAPVNEPVHGYAPGSPERARLEVKLKELAENPIELPMTIGGVRRMGGGERVDVVQPHNHKAVIGTFAGATTQDAQDAIDAALAAAPAWRAMSFDDRAAIILRAAELLAGPWRETLAASTMLGQSKTAQQAEIDTPCELVDFWRFNVKYARDILAEQPPANSPGVWNRMDHRPLEGFVYAITPFNFTAIAGNLPTAPALMGNVVVWKPSPTQTHAAVLLMRLLEEAGLPKGVINLVTGDGIAVSEVALEHPMLAGIHFTGSTRTFQHLWKTVGNNIEKYRSYPRIVGETGGKDFVVAHPSADRAVLKTALTRGSFEFQGQKCSASSRAYVPASIWNSGFKEEFAAEVDAIAMGDVTDLTNFIGAVIDERSFAKNKAAIDRAHEDPSCTVVAGGTYDDSVGYFVRPTVIECSDPENEVFTTEYFGPILAVHVYEDDAYDAMLEQMESVSAYALTGSVIAGDRAAAAHTMEKLRYAAGNFYINDKSTGAVVGQQPFGGGRASGTNDKAGAPQNLMRWTLTRAIKETLVPPTDYTYPHMG; encoded by the coding sequence ATGGACGCCGTCACCCAGGTCCCCGCGCCCGTCAACGAGCCGGTCCACGGCTACGCCCCCGGTTCGCCCGAGCGCGCCCGCCTGGAGGTCAAGCTCAAGGAGCTTGCCGAGAACCCGATCGAGCTGCCGATGACGATCGGCGGCGTGCGCCGGATGGGCGGCGGCGAGCGCGTCGACGTCGTGCAGCCGCACAACCACAAGGCCGTCATCGGCACCTTCGCCGGTGCCACCACCCAGGACGCCCAGGACGCGATCGACGCCGCCCTCGCGGCGGCGCCGGCCTGGCGCGCCATGTCGTTCGACGACCGCGCCGCGATCATCCTGCGCGCCGCCGAGCTGCTGGCCGGCCCCTGGCGCGAGACGCTGGCCGCCTCCACCATGCTGGGCCAGTCCAAGACCGCGCAGCAGGCCGAGATCGACACCCCCTGCGAGCTCGTCGACTTCTGGCGCTTCAACGTCAAGTACGCCCGCGACATCCTGGCCGAGCAGCCCCCGGCCAACTCCCCGGGCGTCTGGAACCGCATGGACCACCGCCCGCTGGAGGGCTTCGTCTACGCGATCACCCCGTTCAACTTCACCGCCATCGCGGGCAACCTGCCGACCGCCCCCGCCCTCATGGGCAACGTGGTCGTCTGGAAGCCGTCCCCGACCCAGACCCACGCCGCCGTGCTGCTGATGCGGCTGCTGGAGGAGGCCGGTCTGCCGAAGGGCGTCATCAACCTGGTGACCGGTGACGGCATCGCCGTCTCCGAGGTGGCGCTGGAGCACCCGATGCTCGCCGGCATCCACTTCACCGGCTCGACCCGCACCTTCCAGCACCTGTGGAAGACGGTCGGCAACAACATCGAGAAGTACCGCTCCTACCCGCGCATCGTCGGCGAGACCGGCGGCAAGGACTTCGTCGTCGCCCACCCGAGCGCCGACCGCGCCGTCCTGAAGACCGCCCTGACCCGCGGCTCGTTCGAGTTCCAGGGCCAGAAGTGCTCGGCGTCCTCCCGCGCCTACGTCCCGGCGTCCATCTGGAACTCCGGCTTCAAGGAGGAGTTCGCCGCCGAGGTCGACGCCATCGCCATGGGCGACGTCACCGACCTGACGAACTTCATCGGCGCCGTCATCGACGAGCGGTCCTTCGCCAAGAACAAGGCCGCCATCGACCGCGCCCACGAGGACCCGAGCTGCACCGTCGTCGCGGGCGGCACCTACGACGACTCGGTCGGCTACTTCGTGCGCCCCACCGTCATCGAGTGCTCCGACCCGGAGAACGAGGTCTTCACGACCGAGTACTTCGGCCCGATCCTCGCCGTGCACGTCTACGAGGACGACGCCTACGACGCGATGCTGGAGCAGATGGAGTCGGTCTCGGCGTACGCCCTCACCGGCTCGGTCATCGCGGGCGACCGCGCCGCCGCCGCGCACACGATGGAGAAGCTGCGCTACGCCGCGGGCAACTTCTACATCAACGACAAGTCGACCGGCGCCGTCGTCGGCCAGCAGCCCTTCGGCGGCGGCCGCGCCTCCGGCACCAACGACAAGGCCGGCGCCCCGCAGAACCTGATGCGCTGGACGCTGACCCGCGCCATCAAGGAGACGCTGGTCCCGCCGACCGACTACACGTACCCGCACATGGGCTGA
- a CDS encoding proline dehydrogenase family protein: MLGPVILAASRSDKMRRFVSAAPGTKQVVARFIAGETVDEVVPIVVDAADRGLEVTLDVVGEDITTREQAYAARDAYLELVERLAGLGLGERAEMSVKLSMFGQALEGGHELALANVRPVVEAAAAIGTTVTLDAEDHTTLDSMFAIHEELRKDFPRTGCVIQAYLFRTEDDARRLAAAGSRVRIVKGAYKEPASVAIQDKAEIDKAYVRILRILMEGEGYPMIGSHDPRLIAITQELARSAGRKLDEYEFQMLYGIRSDEQVRLAAEGHRMRVYTAYGTDWYGYFMRRLAEKPANLLFFVRSMITKN; encoded by the coding sequence GTGCTGGGTCCCGTGATCCTCGCCGCCTCGCGCAGCGACAAGATGCGCCGCTTCGTCTCGGCCGCCCCGGGGACCAAGCAGGTCGTCGCCCGGTTCATCGCCGGCGAGACCGTCGACGAGGTCGTCCCGATCGTCGTGGACGCCGCCGACAGGGGCCTGGAGGTCACCCTCGACGTCGTGGGCGAGGACATCACCACCCGCGAGCAGGCGTACGCCGCGCGCGACGCGTACCTGGAGCTCGTCGAGCGCCTCGCCGGGCTCGGTCTCGGCGAGCGGGCCGAGATGTCGGTGAAGCTCTCGATGTTCGGCCAGGCGCTGGAGGGCGGTCACGAGCTCGCGCTCGCCAACGTCCGCCCGGTCGTGGAGGCCGCCGCCGCCATCGGCACCACGGTCACCCTGGACGCCGAGGACCACACCACCCTGGACTCGATGTTCGCCATCCACGAGGAGCTCCGGAAGGACTTCCCCCGGACCGGCTGCGTCATCCAGGCGTACCTCTTCCGCACCGAGGACGACGCCCGCCGGCTCGCCGCCGCCGGCAGCCGGGTCCGCATCGTCAAGGGCGCCTACAAGGAGCCCGCCTCCGTCGCCATCCAGGACAAGGCGGAGATCGACAAGGCGTACGTGCGGATCCTGCGGATCCTCATGGAGGGCGAGGGGTACCCGATGATCGGGTCCCACGACCCGCGGCTCATCGCCATCACCCAGGAGCTCGCCCGCAGTGCCGGGCGCAAGCTCGACGAGTACGAGTTCCAGATGCTGTACGGGATCCGCAGCGACGAGCAGGTCCGGCTCGCCGCCGAGGGACACCGGATGCGCGTCTACACCGCGTACGGCACCGACTGGTACGGCTACTTCATGCGCCGCCTCGCGGAGAAGCCGGCCAACCTCCTGTTCTTCGTGCGCTCGATGATCACCAAGAACTGA
- a CDS encoding PucR family transcriptional regulator has protein sequence MKGDYQDLVDEISALLNAPATLENRDFGLIAFGAHEGDDAAMDPVRTRSILTRRSTPAVRAWFEDFGIARATGPLRIPAAPEAGVNRDRICLPVRHRGVVLGYVWLLDTDPGPGPEQLAAAMEVTERIGGLLADEERAGADLSRELRAVLTAPRGGPYDTAATALGNALGEDADGLHMLVCVTPWRAGDAPSARSLPGAAALCTLRLRAGAAPGEALAALVRVRAADTAAPAAAVAARLRGPVPEAGPAVGCGISDARRGLAELDTAWREAASAARAVLAEARFGPVARWSEIGAYRLLTALPADTAGDRSVRGLLAPAHRELARTAEVFLDHAGQAGRTAAALGIHRQTLYYRLSRVEQLTGLDLDDGEHRLLLHMALKGHRL, from the coding sequence GTGAAGGGCGACTACCAGGATCTGGTCGACGAGATCTCCGCACTGCTGAACGCGCCGGCGACCCTGGAGAACCGGGACTTCGGACTGATCGCGTTCGGGGCCCACGAGGGCGACGACGCGGCCATGGATCCGGTCCGCACCCGTTCCATCCTGACGCGCAGGTCCACGCCCGCCGTCCGCGCCTGGTTCGAGGACTTCGGCATCGCGCGGGCCACCGGTCCGCTGCGCATCCCCGCCGCACCGGAGGCCGGCGTCAACCGGGACCGCATCTGCCTGCCGGTACGCCATCGGGGCGTGGTGCTCGGCTACGTCTGGCTGCTCGACACCGACCCGGGCCCCGGCCCGGAGCAGCTCGCCGCGGCCATGGAGGTGACGGAGCGGATCGGCGGCCTGCTCGCCGACGAGGAGCGGGCCGGCGCCGACCTCTCCCGGGAGCTGCGCGCGGTGCTCACCGCCCCGCGGGGCGGACCGTACGACACGGCGGCCACCGCACTCGGCAACGCCCTGGGCGAGGACGCCGACGGCCTCCACATGCTGGTGTGCGTGACGCCGTGGCGGGCGGGGGACGCTCCGTCGGCCCGGTCGCTGCCGGGCGCGGCGGCGCTGTGCACCCTCCGGCTCCGGGCGGGCGCCGCGCCCGGCGAGGCGCTGGCGGCGCTCGTGCGGGTGCGGGCGGCGGACACGGCGGCACCCGCCGCGGCGGTCGCCGCGCGGCTGCGGGGCCCGGTCCCGGAGGCCGGGCCGGCGGTGGGCTGCGGGATCTCGGACGCGCGGCGCGGGCTCGCCGAGCTGGACACGGCCTGGCGCGAGGCGGCGTCGGCCGCCCGGGCCGTGCTGGCGGAGGCCCGCTTCGGCCCGGTGGCCCGCTGGTCGGAGATCGGCGCCTACCGGCTGCTGACGGCGCTGCCCGCGGACACCGCCGGGGACCGGTCGGTGCGGGGGCTGCTGGCTCCGGCTCACCGGGAACTGGCCCGCACCGCCGAGGTGTTCCTCGACCACGCGGGGCAGGCCGGGCGGACGGCGGCGGCCCTCGGGATCCACCGGCAGACGCTGTACTACCGGCTGTCCCGCGTGGAGCAGCTCACCGGCCTCGACCTCGACGACGGCGAGCACCGGCTGCTGCTCCACATGGCGCTCAAGGGCCACCGGCTGTGA